Genomic window (Notolabrus celidotus isolate fNotCel1 chromosome 15, fNotCel1.pri, whole genome shotgun sequence):
CCATGTGACATGTATACATGGCCCATGAAAACACTGCAACCAGTAAGGTTAAGTCTACACATATtagaaattacatttaaaaaaatgtaattatataGATGGGAAAATGTATTTGTGCCACTTAAccagttgcttttttttttttttttttttttattgtatcatgGGCTATCATGTCcatgtcttcttctttgatGCGCTTTATTGGAATATTTGTCTTTAATGCAACAGTTCCTTTAAACtagtaataaaaatatttacCTTAAATTTTTAGTGAGAGATACAAAGTGCACCAACAAGACTTCAAAATTGACTTGTTTTATTGCTTTCATATCACAGGAGGAAGCACAATCAACTTCCTCTCACTGAGGAAGTTATTTTCTCTAGCCTCTCTAAACGTTGTGGTTTGCAGTAGTAGTCCTTCCAGCGTCAATGCAGGTTAGTGTTATGGTTTTTTGCAAGTCTTGTTTTCAGAAGTATAGGCACGTGTGTTTAAGTCAAGTAATCACGAACAGTAGACAATGTCAAAAAGACGGTCTAAATAATGTCCCACTCATTGCTTCACTTGTCCTTATCCAGCCCGCTCTCAGCTCTGAGGGCCTGGCTGCTGGTAGAGATGAAGTTCACCCAGTGCTGAAGATCCTCTGGAAACTCAGGACACTCCACCTGCAAGAAGCACACCATACAGTCATTGTCCTGATATACTTTCAGCAGTAAAAATCTGCACAAGTTTAAACCCCTGTTTCTTACCTTTCTCTTACACAAGTGCTGCATGATCTTGTCCGGGCTGCTGCGTATGATGCTCTGCTTGCAGTACATGACAGCACACACTAATGCATCTTTTGTTGAAACAAATCTCTGTTCCAGGTAAAAGGCTTTGTCATCCCACGTCACGATTCGAGTCCGCAGCTCAAAGCCCTCGCCTATACACAGAGCCCTGCGGTATCTGATTGTGGTGGCCCCCACGACCATCGAAGCTCCCAGGGCTCGCAGGGCCTTGAACACACCGTTACGAGTGTAGAGAGAGAAACGGCTGAAGTCACACTCCCGAAGGTAGCGAGCATTGTTCATGTGGCACATATCGATGTCTCGGGGGGTGACCCGGCCTGTGAGGGTTTGCTCTGCTGTGATGTCCCAGATCGGAGGCTGAAACCAGGCACGCAGGATCACAGCGGCGGCCTTCAGGAAGTAGAACACATccagacagcagaagagagcCAGCAAGGCAGCAAGCACCCACAACACCCACCACATCTCTCTGAAGAGTAGACATTCCGTacagaagcagaggagagaggttaTTCAATGTGAGAAAACAAAGTAGTagtgtttaaaaacagataatgattttttaattttattttttatagctGCTGATCAAGTAGCTCTGACTGGCAGTAAATGCTCTGAATCTGCTCACCAAACACACATAGTAATGGTTTATTTTTTAACCATTGTAAGGCCAATAAATGCCACTGTATGCTTTAATACCAGTCATATGAAATTGGGCAtgtcacaaccatagactgtataaaataggccACAACAGAAACCTGCAGTATCTTCTTAGTATAAATCAGTGGATTTGATCTTAGCAGCATTTCCTGACATGTTGACCTGAAACTTGGAGGAACTTGTTTCAATATCCTTTTGTCCTTTCAGGTAGTAAAACTACAAACAGCAGGGCTATTGAGATTCACAGTAACTATTTCAAAATGGGTTTCAGTGTTTCCAATCTTCAGAATATCTGTGAACTGATTTACAAAAATGTGGGTGTGAACCATAGTGAACAGGTTCTGCAGGATATGCAGGTTACCTCTTAACTGTAAGTCGCAAGTACAAGGAGCATGGCAGGTGCAGAGGTACCCAAAAATGTTAGTTAGGTAAAAGTAttcaaatataataatactaatttattttaaagcgCTTGGTGCAAAATAATTAGACACACTTTTGCTCTTGATTGAGGTGGAGCTAACTTTGAACAGCTTTGTGTGACTGCAAGTTATGATTCTTTTCAGCTTTGATTTTCCTGCTAATTTAATAATTGATTGATCCATTGgtagaaaaacaaatacagaaaatgCGGGCATATATCGCCCCTACAACCTAAAGCCTCAAGTGATGCTTTCACAATGCTGAGTTTGTCTGAGCAGTAGTGGCTTTAGATGTAAATGATTATTCCTTAAATTGATGTTGAAATAGTTATCAATTACTGTCAAACAACTTATATATACACAAAAACTTATTCACACCTTATCTTTTGTTAATATTTTGTGACCACGAATCTGGATTTGTCAAACAAACAAGTGTCTACGTTCAAAGATTTAACATGCCAATCCTGCAACTGAAGATGATGCCAAAGCCATGCAAACGTGTAAACTAAgaagtattagtattattgtgTCCCAACTGCATCAATAATGGAACGAATTACAGTACACAGTTTCTACAACAGTAAATGGATAATGTTTGGTCACACATGCCATTAACTCGTGTTGAAAACAATGACTCATTTTGTGATTTGTAACTTAAGCTAACGTGACCATAAACGCTGGCAGCCCTGCAGAAGAACTACCTGTTCGCACCCAGACTTTGAGACTGACCTCACGTGCACAGGTGAACACACCGGAGAGTAAGGTTACTTAAACTTAGAAGTTATCTAGCCAGTTCACGAACACTCACCTGCTGCCAGATTCCTCCTGTTACCACTGAAATTCCCGGACACAGCAACCTGACCCATGCACTTCTACCACCGTGAACCATGCACACACTTTAAATATCGTCTTAACACTTCCGGATAtggacttcaaaataaaagcacttcaGTCTGTAAAAAAGGTAACTAGAACACGTGTTTTCAAGGTACTTTGGGGAGGAGGGCGTTACAAGCCAGGGATCATGTTGATAAAATTTGATTGTCATTTTAGAAACgtatacttattttttatatgaCAAATAATAATTgcatttaattgtattattcaATCTGAGCACTTTTAGTTTAAGGACGAGATTTACTCACTTCCTCTTTTGTTTCCGGTCAGATGACTTGACTAGACTAGACTTTTGGACTTTTCAACAGAACCGAATGTTCATCATTTCACGTCATGTTTCTATCAATATATAAAAGATCTATTGTCACATGACAGCtgttaaataaactaaattgtgtatttaaaaatatgatttcCCAATAAGATTTTATAACTACTTGAAAGCTTTCAGTGTTTGAGAACCATGTTACAAAGAACATGTCTGTAATAGTGACCGACACCAAATGCTCCTTTCACCAAAAAACGTTCACAATGATGCCTGTAAAGACAAACAGACTTGTGTTATCTGGTTAAAACATATACCAGATTTAACATACTTGAAAAGTAAGAatttgagtgtttgttgtgcattaaaaactgaagaaaatgcAGAAGTCACCCATTTTTACAAATTCTTTATTTCTCTGCCAACACCAGTATGTCAAATTTAATACACTAAAACTTTGATCTATTTCACAACAAGAATTtattaaaattgtattaatCGATGCATTGTTTATTGATAAAATAGTGAATTAGGGAATTTGATACCTTTGAAAAACACTAAGATGAGAGCAACTCCAAACACATCGCTAAAAGATCTTAAATAACtgatattaataaaaacaaaaggtcaTCAGAATCAAAAACAAACTACAACACTTGTAATGTATAGGCCTCAGTATGATTATCATGCAGTTCAAATTCCTATGTTCTGGTACCCTTTGACTTTAAAGATGAACACAAACTTTTATATGGTAATTTTTATAAAAGGTTATAAAGCTAGGTAAGAACACACTCAACGGACATTTAATGAAAATCTCTTCAAAATCAAAACTAGTATGAACCTACTGACTTACCCATAAACCCTGAGATACATTTTCTAATCTGGTTTATTTAATTTGACGGGAGCGATAATCCATCACCATTTTCTTCATGTCTTGGTCTGCTGTGATGTCGCCCATCTCAAGCTCATGTCCCGGCCCAGCTAGTGGCTCATACTGGTGTCTGCAAAGAGAGGTTCAAATAATATTGATTTCTCTGACCTGCAACATCAGATCTGGACCATCTGTTCTAAAAAAGCTTAAtacaaaaatgcaaaacagtTGCTtcctgtgtttactgtgttaatggaTTTAAGTAAATACAGAATAGTACACTACAAATGACTAATACTGTCGTCTCACCCATGGTAAACAACATTTGCATCTTACATAGATTTTAGAATGTGAAGCAGCAAAGTGAAAGTGTACAAACACATCCGACCTGGCTAATTGTGAATtgtgaaagaaaacaattcTTGAAAATTGTGCATTACTGCAGTGGAAACCCAACATTCGCTGCTGACTCTGATGTCAGCATTTTGAGTTAGATTAAAGATTGTAGACAGCCACTGTAGACAGGTACCTTGATCAGGCTATCTTAAAATTATTTAGAGTTAATCAGTTTTATCACCTCAGACAAATCACATCAGCAAATATGCTTTTATACATATTGACTGAGCAcagaatttaaatatttttgctCGTGGTAGTGAACTGTAGTGATTACATGCAGCGCTCACTCGATTAGCCTGCTACCTAGTAGAGGAACTTCATATAGGTGATCATTTTATGTATCACCTCGAGATAAACATCAAATGCAGTCTACAAGTCACTAGAAGAGGGACACATTTACTAAAAATTTTAATACTCTTGAATTATTCTTGAAGAATATCCTGGTCCTCTGCACAGCCAGTGAACAACATGTCCCCTCATAAAGAGAATTACATGGATTACTTTAGGAACTAACCGCTTGTGTTTTGTGCAAAGTTAAAATTATTAGTTTGTCCCGGTTGTTAAAACAGCTAAAAACTCCCTGATGTCCTGAACATTGGCAATAGAAGTACAGTAACACAGAAAGTAATTGTAAAAGCAGGAAATGATTCACTTTCTCCAAAAGCTGTTATTAAAATACGATGATGTTGTAGTGAGATGCAACTGCAGAAGCGGTGGCTTGTTTCTTTCTGTAATTCGACTGATTCGCCCATCGGAGAGATTTGCAGTTTCAAGACAGATATCAGAAAGGTTCAACCTCTTCTATCAATCACTGATGGTACAACCGCAGCATTCAAACTCACTCTTTCAGATGTTCCTCAATGGCCCGGCGTTCATACACGGTGCCATACACTGTTTTCACAGGATCAACAAACATCTTCTTTGTGATTGGACAGATCAAATGTTGGGGTACGAACTGTGTCACTGGATCCACCATTTCctttgaatgaaaataaaaaacgttATGTGTCCGACATAAAGAAGATAATGTCCATCTATGCACTTTTATGTTATAAAAGGCTAATATACTTTTTCCATGTCATCCATCGAGTTCCCTGCACTCTCCTCTGTATGCTTCTTGGCTTCTCGTTCATACATCTCACGACTCGTCATGAACTCCTCAGCCAaaatgcttcacaaaagaagtaTAAGTGATACACTCAATTTTTCAACACAagtttttcatgttaaaaaaaggcaattgttttttgtttgttccacGGTGTTAACCAGTAAAGTTTGAGGAGTTACTTTTGGATCATCAAACCATCATCATCCAACATACTGAGTTAAAATATGTCCTGACaatgaaatcaaattaaaagtgACAGTATGGGAACATTTGTAGTCAGTTGAGCAGAATGAAGTAAAAATGGGTCCACCCTCCACATATTTACATAAGTCTGGTAATAAATATCAGAACTTTGTCTACCTATCTTACCTCAGAGTGTGACTAGAGTATGGTAATAATCTCACCTGTCCAGAGGATCCTCAGGCTCAGGGACGATGAGCAGTCCATACACAGCTTCAAGGATCTCCCTCATGGTGATGTGGGCATTGTAGTTACGGTCAAATATGTTGTGGCAGATGCGGCCTACACTGTTGACGTTGCAGTGGTAGAGCTGTCCCCAGGTCcccaagaaaaacaactttactcCATAAGTAACAACCAAGTCCTTTGAATGTGTGAATAAAATGTTCAGATATTCTCTGTGATAGAGCAGGGAATTTAtagttttacataaaaaaatcaaaatttcccCATTTTTTTTAGTTTCCTGTGTCTAACCTAAAAATGGAAAGTGTTATATTCAGATTATTCCGCTCCTTCAGCTCTATGAATCAACACAAGTCCAACTACACAGCCACAACTGTGTGtaaacaaactaaataaatatatttgaacATAATCATATTGTTGTATTTTAGAGGGATACCGGTGTGACAAAGCGGATGAGTGGAGGCTTCACTGGGTAGTCAGGACCAAACTGGCAGTACAGCTCAAACACTCCTTTCTCATACGGTGTGTCAGGAGGGCCCTGCATGAGGATCTTCCAGAAAGCTGAAAGAGTCAAAACAACGCTTGTTTGAATTAGAAATCTTGAGGCAATGCCAAAATATAGTTGATGCTAGCTAAGCGCATTCTGTTCAGTTGCATGAATAAGAAACAGCTTAActgtaaacaaaacacactgtacattaaataaacaaatcttgcatttttttcagtaagCAGAACCATCTACTTTTATTGATGTTATGAAGTTGCGTTGGTgttctttattacattttttgtcagATCTCCAAAATAAAAACCCGTCCCTTCAACCTACCACTGTAGGTTGTGAGAGTATGAAACAAGGCAAAAGTTTCACCCTGGCCAATCATTTGCTCCTAGACATAAATTCAACCACACATGCCACTCACTGAAGTCTGACTCTGAGGGAAATACTTTGATGAAGGGATGTGGATCACAATGCAgactcttcagctcctccatTATACGCTTATCCTTCTCCAGAATCCAACCCTTCTTTGTCTCCTGAATCCTCTTCTTCAGAGCGCTAATAAGAGAAATTATTCGTTCTTCACAGTGCAAATGTTACAAACAGTAAATACTGCTCCACCATATGATTATTATGAATGGAAATGATAGAGCCAAGAGGCTACACCAACAGACTTTTTTGAAAACCAGGGAGACAGCTTTCACACCCCTGCAAAAAGCCTTTCCTGTCCCTATTTAACAACAtgcttttcaaatgttttacagCATTAAATTAGGGTAACAAATAGAGTTGGTCCGAATAAAATTGATGACATGGTTGATTATTAGGTCAGATACATGCTTGCTGTGtaaccttgtgtttgtttgcacgTCCAGCTGCATCATGAGTGTAATTGTAAATATACTTGACTATTCactaagcatgtttttggaaaaTACCTCCAGAGGGCACAACACGAAGCTCTGGCTGTATACAACTACCGGATGTGTGggatgttaaaaacagacatggcaacACTCGAGGAGTCAAGGCAGGAGAAGTGACAGTGGCAGGAATGTAAGTGGTATGTAAGGCCACTAAATCATGCCTGATGGGACAAAAATCAAGCCCTTGTTGTTTATATACATAATGCACTTCATGTCTATGTTCATTTTTGAGGACGTACACAGTTGAAATACTAAACCAATGCTGGGGACACATGGTAGCCTTTCCGAACGCGTGGTAAACATCAAGTATATCTCCGGTTTAGACTCAGTTAGACCACTCACCTCTCTGTCACTGTCACTTTGCTGTTTATCTGGCTTGGCATTAAAGTCTCCGGACATTCATCATAGCCATGGGTACCGAAGATGCTTAACAAAGTCTTCTATAAGGGGACAAATGAATAAGAACATAAAGCCAGTTTATATCCATGTTTGACTGattcctttttatttcacaacacTCAGAAGGAAATTGTTTAACAAAAACTAACCTCAGTGATGGAAGATGAGTCGAGTTTTTCCTTCAGTTTCCTCTGCTCCAAGGATAGAACCGTCTCAATCTCAAAGAGCTTCAGACCCTCTTTGGTTGTCTGTGGTTTGAAACAGCAGCCACCTTGAAGCCAGAGAGATAAAGAAGTGCCTGAGTGATTGAATGATCTGAGGAGTTGTGTTGGGAAAACAACTTTTGTGTTGAGTGTCCAGAGTGAGCTTGCTATTTCTCTGGTGGCTCAGGCTCACGTGGCCAGTTGAGTTGTTAACTGGATCTGCATATTCCTACCAGATCTTGTCCAAAAACTTTATAGAGACTCAGTAATTAGTGAAGCTGTCCTTCAAAAGATGTCATACCTGTTGCATTGCTGATTCCATGCAGCATGTTGTTCTCCACGTCTCCAAGAAGGATCGAGTCCACAACAATCTCAGATTTAAGCAGTCTGGCAGTAACAGCGGCCGGCTCAACGGAGGATCTATGAGAAGTATTCAGGATACGTcagcttgttgtttttcatgGTTTTGGTCCTTTTCTACTTTTGTACCTCAACTGATTAGAACACAAAAGGAAAAGTACCCAGAATCATTTCCATCGGTGAGACACATGATGTGAAGTCGACAATCCGGGAACCTTTTCTTCACCTTTTCGAGCTCAGATGCCCCACGTCGCAGAGCATCGTACAACAGAGTACAACCACTCGCCTTTATGGTACGCACGTGTTCCTACAtccagacacaaacaaaaaaacacatacacttTAATTTCTAGTTAGGATCAGTATTGCATTACATTCAAATGCAAATTTGATTacaagaaaaaggagagattAAAAACAATTTACCTTGAACTTTTCCAGattttctgtgaatgtgtggaGAGTCTTCACCATGGAGTCGAACTTCACCAGGCCGATGACATGGTAAAAATCGTAAGCCATGGTTCTTGTTGCAAAGTTGTCAAAGAGCTCCTTGACAGCATTAATCTTCTGTATTTCAGCACTGCCATAACACtcttcctccatggaggaactTGTGTCTATCAGCACCTAACGACAGTTCAAGTCAAGAGTATCATATCGTAAGTGtgctctgcttctctttctgtAGATACTTCTTTAAATTCATTCAGAATGGCTGCTTATTCTCTCAGCTGATAATGTTATGGAGTGTATACATGGGTTGCAAAAACTAATAATTATCCTAGATGCATTGTTTACATTTGATATGACTTGGTCAGCTGTTTATGCTACAACACATGACATAGCTACTGGAACAGAGATTCTTTGAAAGAAATCAAGGAAGAGTGGAACAAAGTGTTACCAGTACAGCCTCTGTTGGAGTTCGGGTGGTGACAAATGTTCTGTCATCTCTGTGATCACCAGTCCTGTGTTAAAAGTCAAAGTTGTAATTGTCATCAGTGTGCTTCCTTGATTCTGGGAAACATTAAGCAGGTATAAGACACCGAGGAATACTTTACCTGGCTGCCAATACATTTACATCCACTGTTATGTCTTTGCCGGCCAAACAGTCACGCACTCTGATCATATCAGGGGATcctttttctttgtacagacaCACCCCAAGGTTGTcttacagagaaaaaacaaagcaaaagattACTACAGCAATATACTATCAATTTACAGTTACTATAACTgtcaaacaaattaaaaactgtcagtgtggggcgccgttggcctagcggatTGAGCGTGTgccacatatacagaggctcTGGTCCTCATCCCAGCCGTCACTGGTTAGACTCCTAGCCTCAACCCTTTTCTGCATGTGTTCCCTTGCTCTCTGCTCCCTAAATTTCCTGTATCTCCTcttatcctatcaaataaaggcaaaaatgcccaaaaatataacttaaccccccccaaaaaataacttaccagcataaaaaaatgaatttactctgagtgaagagaaaaataagattTTAGTCGAGTATTTGTCAGTGAGGAGCAGCAAGTGTCTGCTGTATGGAGCAGAGAGTGCACTGAGTGCAGTGTAGACCGCATCATCTTGTGGGAAAAGTAAATATCAAGCCTCTTGCGGGTTCatagaaaacaaaactaaaatgaaCCTTCAGCTAGTAGCCCTGCCATAAAGTCTTAATCCCCAAAACCCGATTTCAGCGGAGTAGCTTGGCATCCAGACTATTAAAAAGTGGCATGTAGCGTTccttagtttgtttgtgtgtgtcagcctgACTTCACGGAGCACCTGCAAACAGCAGGATATAGAGGTTGCAACCAAAAACTGTGTGAAAATTCAGCAAAGTTATTTATTAATAATGGGACTATTCTGGTTCAGATATTTACCCCGTTATGTGGCGAATGGACCTCTGACATTTACTCACCTAAAGGAAAATCTGCTCACATTTGGTGCTAAGAGGGGGTTCTGCatgattctatttttttatctattgttttataatgttactttaaaaaatatattttcagcaGGCCTACATGCCTGAACTGTCGATGCTACACTTTATACAGTGTGTAAAAGTTGTCCGAGTTCCTAAtaaaggaaaatacatttttgcacCCTTACCGTACTGAAAATGTACCCAACTGAAACTCCAAAATCGTGTAATGAACCAAACTGAATTTTGTTTGGGCCGTTACACTCCTACTTTCTTTCCATCACACAATTTGAAAAACTACACATGCTCAGGAGGAAATAACTCAAACTGATTGAGATTTAATGAGTACCTTCATTTAGCAGCACAAGGCGTCTCTCACACTGCCCGAGATCCTTCAAATGTAGAGGCGGGGTAACATTCAGCCATTGATTGGAGGGAGACTTTAACTCTTCAACCATGCTTCCAAAGGTCTTCTCTATGTTCACCCGAAAGCTGTCATTTGATTGTAAAAGATCAGTCTCAAAAGAGGTTCAAGTCTAATCTCAAAAGTAGAAAACAGAGGTCTGGAAAAACACATCATCGGTTTTCTCTAATTTCACTTGTTGGTGGGAAAGAAGTTTTTAGAAACTGTACAAAACGAATCAGTCTGCTGATAAATATTCAGAGTAGTTGGTTGAGGTGTACTGTTTACAAGAGTATTATCAGAATGCCACAGTATATCTAATGAGAGTGTGCAAAAAACTATctatagtaaataaataaagaaaatagtTAAGGAACATAAAAGAGTTTGATtagatatataaatatgaatttcaaataatgttttaaaaattaaaaatatgatgaTACAAACTTCTGTCCAGTCATCTTGTCGTGGTCAATCCAAAGATCATATGTTTTGACGAACGGAGGCAAACTGAGCAAGATTTTTTCAATGTTGTTGGCTCTCTGTAAAGATGTTTCACGCAAAACCGGCTCAGTGCAGTTTGGAATCTTCTCTCCATCTAAAAAGAAGGAAAGCAGAAGTGAAAGGAAGGAAAATGAAGTGAGCAAATCTCAGAAAGAAAACGTGTCCTCCTCAATTGTAAGATTGCTCAGAAAAGTTTTATGGCCTGTCAAgggttttattttacctttgaTTTTCTGGATTACATCTGCTCGTTCAAAGGCACCGGGTACTCCAGGTACTTTGACTGGTTCACAGAAACGGTTGCCAGATCCAGACGTAAGGGCGATTAGTGCATAGTTCTCGAGGTGTGATGTCAGTTTCTGTCAAAAAAACAAGGGCAGAAAGTTAACAACTTGACTGGTGGACATTCAGAGAATCTGAATTATTTGGCAATGTctaaaaaaagtgtggagacaTTAAGACCtaagaaaaaaagcatattTTTACACTTCAGCTCAAATCAATCTAACATTATTGCCTGTTACCTCTGCTTCTGATTTGAGATGTGCCCAGCAGTACAGGGAATTCTCAAAGACATCCAAGTCCTCAATCAGTTTCTCCCCTCGCTGTGCTCCACGTTGAGGCAGAAGCTCTCTAAAGAGCATGTACAGGCCTTCTACAACTGCAATCTAAagcacacaaagaaaaagacatgGCTGCTGATGGAGGCAAGGATCAAAATGAAAGGAGCATATAAATGGACCAACAAGTTATACCACCTCATATTGTTTACCTTCTGATTCCTGGTTAAGGTTTCATTCCTGCAGAGTAACTGATGCAAACTTTGGATAAGAGGGTTACATCCAGTCAGTTTACGGACGTAGGAAAGCAGTTTCTTCAGTTGCTCTTTAGTGCAATGATGTTTCTGGAAAGAAAAAGGTTTTTCAGAACAGGATTAAATCCAGAGGGTCAGGCCAGCAAGCTAATTGCTTCATGTTCCTTCCATGTTTAAACGACAATGCTAATACAGTGACGCTAAAAGGTGTAATCTGTACATATGATCATCATCTCAGTATAATACCATGCCATAATATACTAGCACTACCAGCATGTCTAGCAACATATTGACAGTGCCTGTAGTCTCTGTGCAATGTTACGTCACAAAAATCTAAACTTACAAGAGCACAAAGTGAAGACAGGAACACGCTGATTCCTTTCTGGGTCTGTTGTACTGAGGGAACGACATCGTTGATGAAGAATGTATCACCATGTGGATTCTCATCAGAAAAGGtggacagagagaaggaaaccGTGGACCTCTCAGTGATTTCACAACTCTGCAGGGTGTCCCCACCACAATGTTTCCCCcttcaaatacagagagaggggagaacagTGGTGATGGGTCAAGAAATGTGACTGTTAGCGATGGCATCAATACGTGGAGTGGTCATTCTGAATTACTTGTAAGTAAGGACATGTGCTGGGATTCCACTCTCATTCGCCAGCTTGAGTCGCAGGCTGGTGATGGTGTCACTTGCTAAGTTCACTGACACCTCGAAATCTCCCTTCATGCCACAAGACACAGCAGATGGACAAAAAGATTAAAATCAAACTTTGGTACAAAATGATTAGACATCACTATGGACAATTACGTATGCTGTTGACTCAACAATGGATGCATAATCTTTGAGCAGGACATGTGTTGTTAACAAATATATTTGGAAATATGATTAGTAAGTTGAGCCATACATCAAACATTcacttaataaataaatcatgttttaatATCATCTTATTTCTGACACACCTTGAGCATTATGTGCATCGAACTACATTGTCTCCATCGGGTTTGCCAACATCTCGCTTTTGGACCTGTGGAGCCTGTTTCACGTTCTCCTTCGGTGTAAATATTACATAAAGTACAGCTCCATTTTCAATATGCCTGTCTTTCATGGACCCTGCATTAGAAAACAACACTTAGGGTTAATATGGTGACCTCCTTAATACTGTAAACCACCCTTCCCCTAAACAAACCACACATTAACTAaaattcttgtgttgatttgaagtgtACACTTTGGGTAATGAAAAGTTGAATGGCTCTAAACTGTTCGTTatattttctctcttcctccctcttcgGCTTTCAGCAGGAGCTGAATTTGTCAACAGAGTTGCCAATCAAATCATCCTCTTAACTTCAAATGGcttataaaaactaaactgctctgaaaaatgaacact
Coding sequences:
- the LOC117826466 gene encoding uncharacterized protein LOC117826466 isoform X1; this encodes MHIMLKGDFEVSVNLASDTITSLRLKLANESGIPAHVLTYKGKHCGGDTLQSCEITERSTVSFSLSTFSDENPHGDTFFINDVVPSVQQTQKGISVFLSSLCALKHHCTKEQLKKLLSYVRKLTGCNPLIQSLHQLLCRNETLTRNQKIAVVEGLYMLFRELLPQRGAQRGEKLIEDLDVFENSLYCWAHLKSEAEKLTSHLENYALIALTSGSGNRFCEPVKVPGVPGAFERADVIQKIKDGEKIPNCTEPVLRETSLQRANNIEKILLSLPPFVKTYDLWIDHDKMTGQNFRVNIEKTFGSMVEELKSPSNQWLNVTPPLHLKDLGQCERRLVLLNEDNLGVCLYKEKGSPDMIRVRDCLAGKDITVDVNVLAARTGDHRDDRTFVTTRTPTEAVLVLIDTSSSMEEECYGSAEIQKINAVKELFDNFATRTMAYDFYHVIGLVKFDSMVKTLHTFTENLEKFKEHVRTIKASGCTLLYDALRRGASELEKVKKRFPDCRLHIMCLTDGNDSGSSVEPAAVTARLLKSEIVVDSILLGDVENNMLHGISNATGGCCFKPQTTKEGLKLFEIETVLSLEQRKLKEKLDSSSITEKTLLSIFGTHGYDECPETLMPSQINSKVTVTESALKKRIQETKKGWILEKDKRIMEELKSLHCDPHPFIKVFPSESDFTFWKILMQGPPDTPYEKGVFELYCQFGPDYPVKPPLIRFVTPLYHCNVNSVGRICHNIFDRNYNAHITMREILEAVYGLLIVPEPEDPLDSILAEEFMTSREMYEREAKKHTEESAGNSMDDMEKEMVDPVTQFVPQHLICPITKKMFVDPVKTVYGTVYERRAIEEHLKEHQYEPLAGPGHELEMGDITADQDMKKMVMDYRSRQIK
- the LOC117826466 gene encoding uncharacterized protein LOC117826466 isoform X2 is translated as MHIMLKGDFEVSVNLASDTITSLRLKLANESGIPAHVLTYKGKHCGGDTLQSCEITERSTVSFSLSTFSDENPHGDTFFINDVVPSVQQTQKGISVFLSSLCALKHHCTKEQLKKLLSYVRKLTGCNPLIQSLHQLLCRNETLTRNQKIAVVEGLYMLFRELLPQRGAQRGEKLIEDLDVFENSLYCWAHLKSEAEKLTSHLENYALIALTSGSGNRFCEPVKVPGVPGAFERADVIQKIKDGEKIPNCTEPVLRETSLQRANNIEKILLSLPPFVKTYDLWIDHDKMTGQNFRVNIEKTFGSMVEELKSPSNQWLNVTPPLHLKDLGQCERRLVLLNEDNLGVCLYKEKGSPDMIRVRDCLAGKDITVDVNVLAARTGDHRDDRTFVTTRTPTEAVLVLIDTSSSMEEECYGSAEIQKINAVKELFDNFATRTMAYDFYHVIGLVKFDSMVKTLHTFTENLEKFKEHVRTIKASGCTLLYDALRRGASELEKVKKRFPDCRLHIMCLTDGNDSGSSVEPAAVTARLLKSEIVVDSILLGDVENNMLHGISNATGGCCFKPQTTKEGLKLFEIETVLSLEQRKLKEKLDSSSITEKTLLSIFGTHGYDECPETLMPSQINSKVTVTESALKKRIQETKKGWILEKDKRIMEELKSLHCDPHPFIKVFPSESDFTFWKILMQGPPDTPYEKGVFELYCQFGPDYPVKPPLIRFVTPLYHCNVNSVGRICHNIFDRNYNAHITMREILEAVYGLLIVPEPEDPLDRKWWIQ
- the them6 gene encoding protein THEM6 → MWWVLWVLAALLALFCCLDVFYFLKAAAVILRAWFQPPIWDITAEQTLTGRVTPRDIDMCHMNNARYLRECDFSRFSLYTRNGVFKALRALGASMVVGATTIRYRRALCIGEGFELRTRIVTWDDKAFYLEQRFVSTKDALVCAVMYCKQSIIRSSPDKIMQHLCKRKVECPEFPEDLQHWVNFISTSSQALRAESGLDKDK